The window TCCAGGCCCAGCGCGAGGCGTTCCGCGCGAAGTTCGGCCGAGACCCGGGACCCGAAGATCCGGTGTTCTTCGACCCGGACGCGGACGAGCCCACCCCGATGGGCAAGCGCCACTGGGACGAGGACCCGACCGCGATGATCGCCGCCGCCGAGGAAACCGGGGTCGATCCGGCGTTCATCCACGCCTGGCGGGAGATCGGCTACATCGTCACCAGCGAAAGCGAGCACCTGTTCAGCGCGACCGAGGTACAGGCCTACCACGACGCCGTCGCCCGACACCGAGACGACGACGATGACGAGGAGATCGACTTCGCAGACAGCGTCGAGTTCTCCGCCGAGGGCCTCCGTGAACTCGTCAACGAGACGATCACCATTGCGTCGGACGAGCCCGCCTGGCGGATCCCGGAGGCGCTCGAAGCCGCCGACGACCCGGAGGCCGCCGGCCTGGCCGCCAGCACCATGATCGCGGTGCTGATGATGTGGCTGACCGGGGCGAAAGAGAACGCGAACGGCGACATAGCGGGTCCGGCGATGGAGTGGATCCGGGAGCATCTGGGAGGCGAGGCTGCCGACTATGCCTTCCAACTCGCCGGCCTCCTGGGCAGTCCTCTCGCCCCGAACACCACAGTCGAGGAAGCTTTCAAGCGTTTGGGCGACGCGTTCCTGCCCACGTTGGTGTGGCTCGCCGCGGGCATGGTCGCGACACAGGCGAACGGCGACGTGGAATGGCTCAGCCAGTTCGACCCCGAGCCGAACGCGGATTGAAGCGACACCGTGTGGAGGACCGGCTGATGGTCAACAGCCCATACGACAGCGGGGCCGACCCCGACGATCGTGAAGATCAGGCCAAGGCGGTTGCGGCGGTCGAATCGGTTCTGGGTGGCGCGCAGGTCGAGATCCGAACCGCCGGGGAACTGGCGGCGCTGATGGCGAGGCTGCCGGCGGAGACTCCGATCAGCGTGGCCACCCACGCCCGCGTCGATCGCGACCCGGCGCTCGACGCGGTGGAGGACCGAACCGCCGCCGTGGCGACAGCCATTCCCGTCCTCGTGCCCCAGAACAGCGGCCCCACGGCGCACGCCCGAGAGCACCAAGGTGGGCCGTGGGCCGCAGCCGGCGTCGAACTCGGCGCGGTCATCGTCGCCGAGGACGCGCAGGTGCCAGACCGAACCAGAGCCTTCTGCCCGTACTGGCAGGCCGTGGAAGCCAAGCATGACGACGACGCAGTAGGCCTGTTCGACGCGCACAACGAACTGCTCACCTTCGTCGCCGAAACGTTGGAAGGCGACGTCCAGGCCATCCTGCACGAGCGGGTCCCCGACGACGACCTGCGCCAGCAGATGCGGATTGAGGGACAGCGGCTCCGCCACACCATCGACCGCCTGACCGCGCTCGGCAACAGGGTCAACACCTACCTGCGCGGCGAACGGAGGGAAGCGCGCTGAGCCGACGAAACGGAAAGGCAGCAAACAGCGATGAGGCCCAAGCCAGGCTCGGCACCGTATCCATCCTCGCGGTCACCGCATGGCATGCTGCTCGTCGAGTACGGGTGGCGTACCCGCTCGTCCGGCCGTGCCGTTCGGCCTGGGGTCAGGTGTTCTCGATCGGGACATGCCCGCGAACGTGTACGCCTCATCGCGAACCCGTGCCGGTCGCGTACCCCGCAGTAGACCGGGCGCAAACACGACGGGTCAGCAAGGGCACTGCACTCTTCCGCATTGCGCCCATCTGACACTCATGCAATATATGTCCCCATTTTAGGCGGGAGTTCCGGCCAGCATGTCCGCAGCACCGACCACGCTCAGCGCGCCGACCACGGGGGACGGCATGTATCTCGCCGGCCTGCGGCTCACGAACTTTCGCTCGTGTCGCGACGTGGAGATCAAGCTCCAGCCCGGCCTGACGCTACTTGTCGGCGACAACAACTCCGGCAAGTCCAACGTCATCGACGCGATGCGGCTGCTCACCACGCCGCTGAGCGGGCGACGGGTCCGCTACCTGGAGACCGACGACGTCTCCACCGGCGCGGACGGACCCATCGAGATCGTGAGCGAGTTCGATGGCCTGACGCGGTTCCAGCAAGGCCAGTACATCGGCGCGCTCGATATCGCGACGAACAAGGCGTACTACATGACCCGGTTCCGGCCGGACGTGGACGTACCCCGCCGGTCCAAGGTGGAAAACCTAGTCGGCCGGGCCGCCGGGTCCGACGCCGAACCCGAGAAGCGGGACCAGATCAGGCACGTCTACCTGGCGCCGCTGCGCGACGCCAAGCGTGAGCTGGACTCCGCCACCGGCAACCGCATGGCGCTCATCATCAAGTACCTGACGAGCGAGGCGTCCCGCACGGACTTCCTCGACCAGGCGATCGACGGACTGCGCAAGCTCGAGGAACACGACGTCATCACCGGCACCCAGAAGCGGCTGCAGGAGCACGTCAGCGACCTCACCGATCCGGTCCGGGGACAGGTCATCGGTCTGAGCTTCCGCGATGTCCGGCTGCAGCGGCTCGCCCGTGGCCTTCGCCTGAAGATGGCCGAGCACGGCGTCGACCTCGCCGACATCGAGGACTCGGGCCTCGGCTACGCCAACCTTCTCTACATGGCGTCGGTCATCATCGAGCTACGCAACGCCCAGGACGCCGAGCTCACTCTCTTCCTCGTGGAGGAGCCGGAGGCCCACCTCCACCCGCAACTGCAGGCCGTGCTCCTGGACTACCTCCAAGAGCAGTCCGTCAAGTCGCTGCGCGACGACACCGACGGCCCGGCGGGTCGCATCCAGGTGGTCGCCACGACCCACTCGCCGAACCTGGCCAGCGCGGTGGGCATCCGCAGTATCGTGGTCCTGCGTACCCAGGAGACCCAGACCACCGAAGAGTCCCCGGTAACTGAGGCTGAGGGAGCGCCGACCGGCGTCCAGCGCGGCACCGCCGCGATCGCCCTGTGCGACATCGACCTGACCAACGAGGAATGCCGCAAGATCGACCAGTATCTCGACGTCAGCCGCGCCGAGTTACTGTTCACCCGGCGCGCGGTCCTTGTGGAGGGTGTCTCCGAGGCCGTCATCCTGCCGCCGCTCGCACGCCACTGCGTCTTCGACAGGGCGGCGGCCGACTACGGGGCGAAGTGCCGCGAATTCCGGGCTGTGTCGATCATCAGCATCGGCAGCGTCGACTTCGGCCCCTACCTTAGGCTCCTCCTACAGCAGGTCAACGGCGTTCGGCTCGTCGACCGGCTGGTGGTCATCACCGACGGCGATCCCGACATCGTTGACGAGGTCGACCAAGACGACGGTCTCGAAGATGAGCCCGAGGCCGACGAGCCCGCGTCGGAGGACGAACCGGCCGCCACACTCAGCCGCAAGGACCGCCTGGAAGAGATCGCCACCCAGCTGGGCGCCGGCTCGGTCCTCGCCGTGTTCGCCGCCGAGTTCACACTCGAGGCCGACCTGATGAACCCGTTCACGGTCAACGGCCCGCTGCTGGAGACCGCGTTCAAGCGCCAAAAGCCCAGGTCAGGTAAGTTCTGGAACACGCTCGCGATGAGCACGAACCCGGCGGAGGTCTTCTACCGCAAACTGCGCACCACCAAGCGGTACATCGGCAAGGGCGAGTTCGCCCACGATGTCGCCGAGCTGATCCAGAGCGGCGGCACGCTCAAGTGCCCCGCCTACCTCGCACAGGCCATCCAGTCGGCGATGCGGTAGGCGGGCATGGACGAGATCGACTTCTCGCCGGCGCAGCGCGCCCTCATCGACAAGCCGGGCAGCGTCTTCGTCCCGGCTTGCCCGGGCGCTGGTAAGACTCAGAGCATCGTCGAGCGCTTCACCCAGCGCCCCGGCGTTCCCGCCCGGCAGGGCGTCGCCCTGTTGTCGTTCACCAACGCGGCGATCAACGAGGCGCGTCAGCGGTGCGCCCAGCGGCCAGACCTCCTCAC is drawn from Micromonospora sp. Llam0 and contains these coding sequences:
- a CDS encoding ATP-dependent endonuclease — encoded protein: MSAAPTTLSAPTTGDGMYLAGLRLTNFRSCRDVEIKLQPGLTLLVGDNNSGKSNVIDAMRLLTTPLSGRRVRYLETDDVSTGADGPIEIVSEFDGLTRFQQGQYIGALDIATNKAYYMTRFRPDVDVPRRSKVENLVGRAAGSDAEPEKRDQIRHVYLAPLRDAKRELDSATGNRMALIIKYLTSEASRTDFLDQAIDGLRKLEEHDVITGTQKRLQEHVSDLTDPVRGQVIGLSFRDVRLQRLARGLRLKMAEHGVDLADIEDSGLGYANLLYMASVIIELRNAQDAELTLFLVEEPEAHLHPQLQAVLLDYLQEQSVKSLRDDTDGPAGRIQVVATTHSPNLASAVGIRSIVVLRTQETQTTEESPVTEAEGAPTGVQRGTAAIALCDIDLTNEECRKIDQYLDVSRAELLFTRRAVLVEGVSEAVILPPLARHCVFDRAAADYGAKCREFRAVSIISIGSVDFGPYLRLLLQQVNGVRLVDRLVVITDGDPDIVDEVDQDDGLEDEPEADEPASEDEPAATLSRKDRLEEIATQLGAGSVLAVFAAEFTLEADLMNPFTVNGPLLETAFKRQKPRSGKFWNTLAMSTNPAEVFYRKLRTTKRYIGKGEFAHDVAELIQSGGTLKCPAYLAQAIQSAMR